The Aquipuribacter sp. SD81 sequence CGCCGTCAACGGCGTCTGCCTCACCGTCGTCGACGTCGGCGACGGGTCCTTCACCGCCGACGTCATGGCCGAGACCCTCGCGCGCAGCGCCCTGTCGGGACTCGGTCCGGGCGCGCCGGTCAACCTCGAGCGGGCGCTGCGCGCGGACGCCCGGCTCGGCGGCCACGTCGTGCAGGGCCACGTGGACGGGGTCGGCGAGGTCCTCGCCCGCACGCCGGGGGAGCGCTGGGAGGTCGTGCGGGTCTCGCTGCCGGCGGCCCTGCGGCCCTACGTCGTGGAGAAGGGCTCGATCGCGGTCGACGGCACGTCGCTCACCGTCTCCGCGGCCCTGGACGACGCCTTCGAGGTGTCCCTCATCCCGACGACGCTCGAGGCGACCACGCTCGGGCGCCGCGCGGTGGGGGAGCGGGTCAACCTCGAGGTCGACGTGCTCGCGAAGTACGTCGAGCGGCAGGTGGCCGCCCGGCTCGACGCCCTGGGCGTGCCGGCGCCGTCGGCGGGAGGTGCCGCGTGAGCGCGGGCCTGGCCACGGTCGAGGCGGCGCTGGCGGAGCTGCGGGCCGGCCGCCCCGTCGTCGTGGTCGACGACGCCGACCGGGAGAACGAGGGCGACGTCGTCATGGCGGCGGCGACCGCCACCCCGCGCTGGGTCGGCTGGACCGTGCGGCACTCGTCGGGCTACATCTGCGCGCCGATGCCGGCGGAGACCGCCGACCGCCTCGAGCTGCCGCTCATGGTGGGCGACTCCGAGGACCCGCTGCGCACCGCGTACACCGTGAGCGTCGACGCGCGCGAGGGCGTGACGACCGGCATCTCCGCCGGTGACCGCGCGCGGACGCTCCGCCTGCTCGCGGACCCGACGACGGTGCCGCACGACCTCGTGCGCCCCGGTCACGTGCTGCCGCTGCGGGCCCGCCCGGGCGGCGTGCTCGAGCGCAACGGCCACACCGAGGCCGCGGTCGACCTGTGCCGGGCGGCCGGGCTGCCGCCGGTCGGCATGATCTGCGAGCTGGTCGACGACGACGGCGAGCTGCTGCGCCTGCCGCAGCTGCTCGCGCTCGCCCGCACCGAGGGCCTGCTCGTCGTGAGCATCGCCGACCTCGTCGCGTGGCGGCGGGCGCGGGAGGCGGCCGGCCTGCCGCCGGTCGTCGACGCCTCACCGGCCGGCGACGCGGTGGTCCCCGCGCAGGCCCGCGTCCGCCACGTCGCCTCCGCCGACCTGCCCGCACGGACGGGCACGTTCCGGGTCCACGCCTACCACGACGTGCTGACGGGGGCGGAGCACCTCGCGATCGCAGCCGCCGGGCCGTCCGGACCCGCCGGGCCGGGCGACACCCCGGGGCGGCGCGCCGTGCTCGTGCGCGTGCACTCGGAGTGCCTGAGCGGCGACGCGCTCGGGTCCCTGCGCTGCGACTGCGGTCCCCAGCTCGAGGCGGCGCTGGCCCGGGTCGCCCTCGAGGGCGGGGTCGTCGTCTACGTGCGCGGCCACGAGGGCCGCGGCATCGGGCTGGCGGCGAAGGTCGCGGCCTACGCGCTGCAGGACGCCGGCCTCGACACCGTCGACGCGAACACCGTGCAGGGCCTGCCCGCCGACGCCCGCGAGTACGGCGCGGCGACGGCGGTCCTCGCCGACCTCGGCGTCGACCGGGTGCGCCTGCTGACGAACAACAACGACAAGGTCGCCGCCCTGGAGGCCGGTGGGGTCGAGGTCGTCGAGCGGGTGCCGCTCGTCGTCGGCACCGGTCCGGACAACGTCGGCTACCTCGCGGTCAAGCGCGACCGGATGGGGCACGTGCTCCCCGGCACGCTGGACGGCACGACGGGCACCACCAGCAGGACCAGCACCACCCCCGCCGGACGGACCGGTCGGGACGACGCGGACGGGAGGACGGCGTGAGCGGTCAGGGAGCACCCTCGGTGCTGGTGGAGCCGGGCGCGGGGGCGGGGCTGCGCGTCGCGGTCGTCGCGTCCAGCTGGCACGAGGAGGTCATGGGCGGGCTCCTGGCGGGCGCCCGCCGGGCCCTGGCGCACGCGGGCGTCACCGACGTCGTCGAGGTGCACATCGCGGGCTCCTTCGAGCTGCCGGTCGCGGCGGCCACCCTCGCACCGGAGGTCGACGCGGTCGTCGCGCTCGGCGTCGTCGTGCGCGGCGGCACGCCCCACTTCGACTACGTGTGCCAGGCGGCGACGTCCGGGCTCACCGACGTCGCCGTCCGCACCGCGACACCCGTCGGGTTCGGGCTGCTCACGTGCGACACCGTCGAGCAGGCGCTGGACCGGGCGGGCCTGCCGGGCTCGCGCGAGGACAAGGGCGCGGAGGCCGCCGAGGCCGCCGTCAGCACCGTCCTGGGCCTGCGCGTCGCCCGGGCGGTGCCCCGGGGGAGCGTCGGCTTCGGCGCGGGCTGACACGCGCCACCCGCCACCGTCAGAGCACGACCGGCGCGAGGAGGGTCGACGCGGCCGCGAGCACGTACACGACCGCGAGCCCCGCGAGGAACGGGTCGAGGCGACGGGACCGCCCGCGGTCGGCGTCGGCCTCCGCCAGCATGCCCGCCACGGCGGCGAGCCCGCGGTCGGCCGCCTCTCGTCCCACCGGCGCCGGTCGCCCCGTCCCGGCCGCGTCGCCTCGTGCGAGCGTCGCGTCCACCCGACGACGCTCCGCGGCGGCGGCCACGGCCGTCGCCCGCAGCCCCGGGGGCGCCGCCCCGCCGACCACCTCGGGCACACCCTCGTCGTCGAGGCCGAGGGCGACGAGCACGTCGTCGTCGGCCACCCGCACCCCGACGACCGCCCACCACTGGGTGCTGCGCCACAGGTAGCCGTCGCGCACGTGCACCCCGGCGGCGTCGAGGACGACCCGGGTCCGTGCCCGGGCCAGACCGCCCGTGCCGAAGGCCAGGCCGGCGGCGAAGACGCCGACCGCCTCGAACCAGCCGACCTCGTCGCCGGGCTCGCCCGGCCACACCCAGTCGGTGACGAGCACCCACGGCACGAGCAGCAGCAGCGCGCTCGCCGCCCAGAGCCACCGCCACGGGGACTGCCGCAGCACCACGGTCCCGACCCGACCGTGCGGCCCCAGCAGGGGCACACCGACAGGCGCGGGCTCGACCGGACGGCCAGGCAGGTCCGCCCCGTCCGGGTCCAGGTCGAGGTCCACGCCGACCGGCCCGTCGGGTCCGGCGAGGCCGGCGTGGCCGGCCTGTCCCGCGTCGAGGCCGTCGGCGAGCACCGGCGACAGCGCCGACAGGGGCGCGAAGGGGGCGACGACCGCGTCGGGCAGGACGACGACGACCACCCCACCGGGGCGCGGGTCGCCGAGCACCAGCACGTCACCGTGCGGCCCCCCGAGGTCGTCGAGGTCGTCGAGGTCGTCGGCGTCGTGCGCGCGGGGCTCGCCCCGCCAGGCGGCGGCGAAGTCCTCCCGGTCGGCGCGCTCCTCGGCCGCGAGGTCCTGCTCCAGCGCCGACGCGGACTCCTCGTCGAGCTCCTGGTGCAGCAGACCGGTCGCCGCCAGCAACCCGTCGGTCGGCAGCACGCGGCTGAAGGGCGCGGCCAGCCCCAGCGACGGCAGGACCACGAGCACGTCGTCGGCACCGCCGGTCAGCGACCACACGGGACCGCCGTGGCGCAGCAGCCGGGCGCGACGGCGCAGGGGCCCGACCCGGTGCGCCGCGAGGGAGAGGGCGAGCGTCGCGACGACGCCCGACAACCACAGCCACCCGTCGTGCTCGACGGGCTGGCTCACGAGGCTCACGTGCACGGGGTCCCGGCTCGCGTCGACCCTCGCGGGCAGCCGGGCCCCCGGCTCGACGCCCTCGAGGTCCCACAGCGGCACCTCGACGGTCCCGGACCCGGGCACCCGCACCACGGCGAACCAGTCGACGTCGTCGACCGACACGACCGTCACGTCCACCACCTCGGCGCGCGCGTCCCGGGCGTCGGTGCGGGCGTCGGCGAGCACCCACCAGCCCGCGAGACCGACCGCGAGGAGCCCGGCGAGCACCGCCGCCACCTCCAGCGTGCCGAGGCCGGTGGACACCAGCCGCGTCCGGCCGTCCGCGGGCAGCCGCACGCGCGGCCCGCGCGGCGGCAGCGGGGCGCGGCGGGCGCGCACCTGCCACGCCCACGACACCCCCGCCACGGCGGCCTGCCCGAGGCACAGCAGCGCGGGGACCGAGGCCGGCTCCCCGTCCACGGCGAGGTAGATCCCGGCCCAGTAGCCGAGGGCCGCCAGCGCCGTGACGGGCGCCCCCACCCGCGGCAGGAGCCACAGCGCCACGGCGGCCCCCACCTGCAGCCCCTCGACGAACGACGAGCCCGGCGCGGCGAGGCAGGGGTCGTCGACCGTGCACGCGGGACCGTCGCCGGACAGCACGTACTCGAGCACGAGCAGCGCGGTGACGAGCGCGGGCACCGCGACCCGTCCCGCCCACCAGGGCAGCGCGCGCCGCCGGATCGCGGCCGCGTCGGCACCGGTCAGCGGCCGGGCGGCACGGGCCAGCCGGTCCCAGCCGTCGGCGGTGCCGCGGTCCGTGTGGTCCTGCACCGTCGACCGGCCCCTCCCGGACCGCCCGTCGACGCCCTTCGCGGCGGTCCGGCCCGGGTGCATGGTGCAGCACCGGGCGGGCGCCGTGCGCGCGTTCCGCCTCCGCGCACCCGCCCGGGTCACCGGTGAACACCGGGTGAACACCGCCGCGCGTGCGCATGGCGCCGCCCGGACGGTGGGACCTCGCAGCCGGGCCCGGCACAGGGACGGGCCAGGACGCGAGGAGGACAGCCATGACCGGCACGCACGAGGACGACCCGCGGGTCGAGCAGGTCGTCGAGAAGGTGGAGGCGAGGCCGTCGGTCGACGCACCCCGCGAGGAGGTCACCGCCCGGGCGCAGGAGGCGGTCGACGAGCTCGCCGAGGCACCCGTCCAGACGTTCACGCCCCTGCTCGCCGAGAACCGCGTCGTCGACGAGCTGCACGGCGGCGACCGCGACCGCGACTGAGCCGCGTCCCGGCCGTGCCGCCGGACGGCGGCGCCGGCCGCGGGAGGGCGCGCGTAGCCTGCTGCGGTGACCGGCCACGGCGTCCCCGCAGTCCCGCCCGTCGCGCCCACCCCCCGCGAGGTCGAGCGTGCGGTCAACCGGGCGGTCGCGGGCAAGAGCCTCGACGCCGCCGAGGCGACGGCGCTGCTCCACGCGCGCGGCGAGCAGCTG is a genomic window containing:
- a CDS encoding riboflavin synthase — its product is MFTGIVEELGEVVRLEVAADSARLTVHGPLVTTDAAHGDSIAVNGVCLTVVDVGDGSFTADVMAETLARSALSGLGPGAPVNLERALRADARLGGHVVQGHVDGVGEVLARTPGERWEVVRVSLPAALRPYVVEKGSIAVDGTSLTVSAALDDAFEVSLIPTTLEATTLGRRAVGERVNLEVDVLAKYVERQVAARLDALGVPAPSAGGAA
- the ribB gene encoding 3,4-dihydroxy-2-butanone-4-phosphate synthase, coding for MSAGLATVEAALAELRAGRPVVVVDDADRENEGDVVMAAATATPRWVGWTVRHSSGYICAPMPAETADRLELPLMVGDSEDPLRTAYTVSVDAREGVTTGISAGDRARTLRLLADPTTVPHDLVRPGHVLPLRARPGGVLERNGHTEAAVDLCRAAGLPPVGMICELVDDDGELLRLPQLLALARTEGLLVVSIADLVAWRRAREAAGLPPVVDASPAGDAVVPAQARVRHVASADLPARTGTFRVHAYHDVLTGAEHLAIAAAGPSGPAGPGDTPGRRAVLVRVHSECLSGDALGSLRCDCGPQLEAALARVALEGGVVVYVRGHEGRGIGLAAKVAAYALQDAGLDTVDANTVQGLPADAREYGAATAVLADLGVDRVRLLTNNNDKVAALEAGGVEVVERVPLVVGTGPDNVGYLAVKRDRMGHVLPGTLDGTTGTTSRTSTTPAGRTGRDDADGRTA
- the ribH gene encoding 6,7-dimethyl-8-ribityllumazine synthase, yielding MSGQGAPSVLVEPGAGAGLRVAVVASSWHEEVMGGLLAGARRALAHAGVTDVVEVHIAGSFELPVAAATLAPEVDAVVALGVVVRGGTPHFDYVCQAATSGLTDVAVRTATPVGFGLLTCDTVEQALDRAGLPGSREDKGAEAAEAAVSTVLGLRVARAVPRGSVGFGAG
- a CDS encoding three-helix bundle dimerization domain-containing protein; the protein is MTGTHEDDPRVEQVVEKVEARPSVDAPREEVTARAQEAVDELAEAPVQTFTPLLAENRVVDELHGGDRDRD